The DNA sequence GTAGGAATCCGTCTTCTCACGACTCATGGAATCTAACTCCAGATACAATAGGACGATATCCCTCCAGATTTCAAGTATTCCTCCATTGTATCTCATTCCATCCGACTCAGAGAAACCAACCGCGGGATCCTTAAGGAAGCTCACCTCCAGTCGTCGTGCGACCCACGACAGTATTTCTCCTCTTGGAGCGCTCCCATTGTGATAGTCATCACGTTTCGAGAGCAAAGCCTCGTGGCGGACTCGAAGTTGCTCTCTATCAGCGCTAGAGTTCATAGCTACTTGTACGGTCTCTTGTCTGCCAGTTCGAATAGCGGTATGACATCTGAGACGGCATACGCTCTCAACAGGTCCTCAAGCGCGTCGTAGCGCCTTCTTGAAATCTCAGGATCGTCGGACCAGTTGAGGTAATGTTCGCCGAACTGAGCAACGTCCGAACTCGTGAGGTATGGATCGCCTTGGTTCTGATCAAGCCGGAATTCATCAGCATTCAGTCCATGTTCGTACTTTTGCCAACGTGGCGTTACTTGTGACACGCCAATCTGTGAGCATACGTCCTCTAGCGAGGTATACTGACCAAACGATGCCCAAGCATCGTGCTTCAGATCGTCACTGTGTACGGATGAGAGAGCAGAGTCAATTCGCTCTACAATTTCCCGGTCGGTTCCTACGATATCAGCGACAATTTGAGCTCTGCCTCGGAGATGAGGGAAATCAAAGGCTTCACCGTTGTAAGAGAGATAAGAAGTCGCTGTCGTGGATTCCATCTTGGTTGCGATTTTGTCGAGTAGTTTGAACTCAGCCTTAGGACCACGTCCTTCACGAAACAGTACTTCAGTGCGAATACGTGATCTTGGTGTTTGTTGGTAAGCGAACGCGACAGAGAGAAGCTCGAAATCGGATGAATCACGGAAATCAGGTTTCTCCGAGTACTCGTGGTCTGGGCTAATGGTCTCTATATCTATAGCAAGCCTGCTGTTGTTAGCTGACTTGGGTTGATATCTCGCGCACATCTCTGTGGAAAGTTCCTATGGACTTCTCTTAGATAATTCTAGTTAACTCTAAGGTATCCTAAATTACCCAATCGTTGATGGTATGAATCGGTTAGATAACAGTAGAACGTGCGACTCTCTGCAGATTGGATGACCATCGCTGACGAGCGCATACTGGAATTTCTTAGGGAAGAGGGACCACACACTCCATCAAAGATGCACGGAGACGACCGGATTTACTTTAGCCGAACACACATCAACCAACGATGTAAGTTGTTGACAGAGCATAAATTGTTAGAGAATCTTGGAAATGGGGTATATCGCATAACTGAATGGGGTGAAAGTTATCTTGAGGGAGAAGTCAATCTAAGAACAGAGTTCGGTCATTAGTTCTAGTGATACTTTGCTACGGTGTAATCGACTTATTTAACAACCCGATCACGAGCAGCCGGATGTCCGCAGCTGAAGCCGATATTTGGTCCTGTTGACCGAAAGAACTAGACGCATTCTCTGTGATATCCGATTATGGTTCGCGTCGACGACTCAGGAGACGTCACAAAGTGCTGGCTCTCCCCAGATGAGCTATCGGCTCTCGAACGGGCCGCTGGGAAAGACGGCTGGGAGCGAGAGATCGCAGTGCAACTGATGGGCCGCTGTGGTCTTCGAGCGTCCGAAGTGAGCTACCCCGGTGATGACTATCTTCGCTACTCCGAAGACGGCAGTGTGTGGCTGTTCGAGGTCCGCGGGAAAAACACGAAGGGAGGCGACCGCAAGGTACGAGATGCCTGGATGCCCGACGACGTCGCTGACGATGTCCACAAATACAGCCGTGAGCGGCAGCTGGATCCATCGGAGGCGTGGGTCGATGTGAGTACACCATCGGTTCGTCGATGGGTGAAAGAAGCAGCACACGCGATTGCTGACGACCTCGACTCGCCACGTTGGCGGTCTGTCTCCTCACACGACCTCAGACGCTCGTGGGCGACGTACCATCTCGTTGAGCGCCAGGTCGACGTTCGGACGATGATGAGCATCGGTGGCTGGTCCGGCTACTCCGCGATCGAGCCGTACCTCGCAGAGCCAACGGAGGCTCGGATTGGAGATGCAATGAGTACATAGACTCAACCACTTCGTCCCCCGAGGTAAACGAAATATAAAGTGCATCGGTTCAGTCGACTAACGTATGAACCTCGCATCTGACGGAGGCGTCTCTCCTCTTCCGTCACTGTCTCGCCAGCTGTCTCCAGGGGACGTGAATATGGATCTGACTATGTGTGGTCTGCTTGTTGAGCGAGCCGAGGAACTCGCACGACTCTACGCCGAGTACGGAAACTGGAACGAAGTCAAAGAGATCTGGTTCGACGAACGACTATCGAACCGAAGCACACGGGACAGCTCTCAAAAAATATACCGTGTGCTGACGTCGCGGTTCAAGAACGCTCCCACGGCGCTCCCGAATCCGAGTATTCTGCCAGCGATATTCGACGAGTGCCAGACGACTCGCGACAAAGCACAGATCCTCTATCTCTACCTGATTTCAGACGATTCGCTCGTTCGGTACGTCGTTCACGGATACATCGCCCGCTTCGCAGAAGGCAAGCTGGATCCGCTTGACTTCTCGAACGAGACGCTTGTCGATATTCTCACTCGGCTCGAGTACTCTGACGGAGATTCCTTCAACTACGCGGAGTCGACCATCGAACGGTGGTGCGAGGGCTTCCGATCCGTAATGCGCAAGATCGGTGTGCTCGATGGGCAGCAATCAGTCGTTGGTGTACCCCCGTCGATAGGCGATATCTCGTTGCTCGTCGCGATGGACTATTCATACGAGAGCGACGACGATGAGTGGCTCACTGCGCCGCGCGGGTTACTCTATCTCTTCCAGCCTGAGAACCGTTGGGAAGAGCTCTTCGACCGAGTTGCGAGCACCGACGCATGGGAGTATCTCGAACTGCACGGCGACCTCAACGTACGTCCCAGTGATGAGCCCTACTTGTGGGCACACGATGGAGGTGACAGCTAATGGTCGACGCGAACTGGTTTGACGACCTCCCAGACGACTTCGAGGAGTCTGTTCGTATCGACCGGGACGAGCAAGACCACCGCCAGCGGGCGATCCGATCGTATCATATGACTGCCGACTCCCGTCGGTTTATCGAGGACTTCGTCGACCGAATGCTCGGACAGGCAGACGACATGCGAACGGGATCGAACTACTGGCTCTACGGCTACTACGGAAGTGGGAAGAGCCACCTGCTGACCGTCCTCGATGGGCTGCTGGACACCGATTGGCTCGGTGGACAACAGGATGCAGTCTGGTCAAATCTCGTCCAGGCGTCCGGTGACGAGGAGTTCGAGCAACTCAGCGACCATTGGCAAGCGATTCACGACGAGTACTATGTCATTCCAGTCTCGGTCAACCTGTTGAAGTACCAGGGACAAAAGCAGCGGAGCTTCAGTGAGATCGTTCTCAGGCACGCCCACCAGGACGCAGATCTGACGGGCGTTGATGACGGCATCTCAGAAGGGCTGTCCTCGCAACTCGACGTCGCCTACTTCGAGAAGTGGTTCCGAACGACAGACGCGTGGTCCGATCGGCAGACTCGCGCTGAAGCTGCGCTCGATGATGTGACAACTGCGGCCAGCGATTACAACTGGCAATCGGACAGCCTCTGGAAGGACGTCCAGAGCTATGGTGTACTGGCAGACGTCGTGCTGCCCAAGCTCTTCGAGGAAGTCAACGAGACACGCGACGGGTATACAGACCTGCAACCGTCCGACATCGACCCAGAGGAAGTCGTAAGCAGGCTGGAAGAGCTACGGGCCGAGCGGCAGGCAGAGCTGGGGAAACCAGTTAAGCTCGTGTTGCTGCTCGACGAGGTCAGCCTCTTCATCGGGACCGACTTCGAGCGACTGACCGAACTCCAGACACTCGCCGAGAACGTCGACGACATCGGCGACGGCGACATCCAGTTAGTCGCGACCGCACAGGCGAAGATCGAGGACGTCCAGCCGAAGTTCGCTGCACACGGTGCGGACTTCAGTATCGTCAAGGACCGATTCCCCCACCGCTATCAGCTCCCCAGCAAGCACGTCGGC is a window from the Halogeometricum sp. S3BR5-2 genome containing:
- a CDS encoding site-specific integrase codes for the protein MVRVDDSGDVTKCWLSPDELSALERAAGKDGWEREIAVQLMGRCGLRASEVSYPGDDYLRYSEDGSVWLFEVRGKNTKGGDRKVRDAWMPDDVADDVHKYSRERQLDPSEAWVDVSTPSVRRWVKEAAHAIADDLDSPRWRSVSSHDLRRSWATYHLVERQVDVRTMMSIGGWSGYSAIEPYLAEPTEARIGDAMST
- a CDS encoding BrxA family protein is translated as MNLASDGGVSPLPSLSRQLSPGDVNMDLTMCGLLVERAEELARLYAEYGNWNEVKEIWFDERLSNRSTRDSSQKIYRVLTSRFKNAPTALPNPSILPAIFDECQTTRDKAQILYLYLISDDSLVRYVVHGYIARFAEGKLDPLDFSNETLVDILTRLEYSDGDSFNYAESTIERWCEGFRSVMRKIGVLDGQQSVVGVPPSIGDISLLVAMDYSYESDDDEWLTAPRGLLYLFQPENRWEELFDRVASTDAWEYLELHGDLNVRPSDEPYLWAHDGGDS